The following proteins come from a genomic window of Halalkalicoccus subterraneus:
- a CDS encoding DUF6149 family protein, protein MKIRQNPRHWAAKKALSTPGIREVTNYGLVKMHTRIFLGKADESRQEERRAHLDAFFDATMDTYLRALEEDFDEAGAREITHVQANFDFYNHGWTEMMEVPVDELEDHYERYANFFERYDITIDDPLGTFRPADGIAEAPATLEKLDAPEHPHAEGGFADDLYVEDERGEVGVGGGEEPEDVDVSSAPGVREEGDA, encoded by the coding sequence ATGAAGATCCGACAGAACCCGCGCCACTGGGCCGCCAAAAAGGCGCTGTCGACGCCCGGCATCCGCGAGGTCACGAACTACGGATTGGTCAAGATGCACACGCGGATCTTCCTCGGGAAGGCCGACGAGAGCCGCCAGGAGGAGCGCCGGGCGCATCTCGACGCCTTCTTCGACGCGACGATGGACACCTACCTGCGCGCGCTCGAAGAGGACTTCGACGAGGCGGGTGCCCGCGAGATCACCCACGTCCAAGCCAACTTCGACTTCTACAACCACGGATGGACCGAGATGATGGAGGTCCCCGTCGACGAGCTCGAGGACCACTACGAGCGCTACGCGAACTTCTTCGAGCGCTACGACATCACGATCGATGATCCCCTCGGGACCTTCCGCCCCGCCGACGGGATCGCCGAGGCGCCCGCGACCCTCGAAAAGCTCGACGCCCCCGAGCATCCCCACGCGGAGGGCGGGTTCGCCGACGACCTCTACGTCGAGGACGAACGCGGCGAGGTCGGTGTCGGCGGCGGGGAGGAACCGGAGGACGTCGACGTGAGCAGCGCGCCCGGTGTTCGTGAGGAAGGCGACGCCTGA
- a CDS encoding homoserine kinase has translation MVTVRAPATSANLGSGFDVFGAALSKPADVVRVEPADETTIEMRGAGSEFIPEDPEKNVAGAVAEAMDGPAKIRIDKGVRPSSGLGSSAASAAAVAVGINEAYDLGHSREELVPYAAEGEALVSGEAHADNVAPAIMGGFTIATPDGVTQVDASIPLVVCLPEIVISTRDARRVVPRSAQVSQVVECVGRAATLVAGMFRDDPELVGRGMEDGIVTPARAELIDGYADVRETALEAGATGVTVSGAGPAIVAACGENRRKPIASAMLDRFDEEGIEARAYQTEVGRGAELF, from the coding sequence ATGGTTACCGTGCGGGCCCCCGCGACGAGCGCGAACCTCGGCAGCGGCTTCGACGTCTTCGGTGCGGCGCTCTCGAAGCCCGCCGACGTCGTCAGGGTCGAGCCCGCCGACGAGACGACCATCGAGATGCGCGGCGCCGGAAGCGAGTTCATTCCCGAGGACCCCGAGAAGAACGTCGCCGGCGCGGTCGCCGAGGCGATGGACGGTCCGGCGAAGATCCGGATCGACAAGGGGGTACGTCCCTCGTCGGGACTCGGCTCCTCCGCGGCCAGCGCGGCGGCGGTCGCCGTCGGGATCAACGAGGCGTACGATCTCGGCCACTCCCGCGAGGAGCTGGTCCCCTACGCCGCCGAGGGCGAGGCGCTAGTCTCGGGCGAGGCCCACGCCGACAACGTCGCGCCCGCAATCATGGGCGGCTTTACGATCGCGACGCCCGACGGCGTTACGCAGGTCGACGCCTCGATCCCGTTGGTGGTCTGTCTGCCCGAGATCGTGATCTCGACGCGGGACGCCCGGCGGGTCGTCCCCCGCTCGGCGCAGGTCTCACAGGTCGTCGAGTGTGTCGGTCGGGCCGCCACGCTCGTCGCGGGGATGTTCCGGGACGATCCCGAACTCGTCGGACGGGGCATGGAGGACGGGATCGTCACGCCTGCTCGCGCGGAATTGATCGACGGCTACGCCGATGTCCGCGAGACCGCCCTCGAAGCGGGCGCGACCGGAGTCACGGTCAGCGGCGCGGGTCCGGCGATCGTCGCGGCCTGTGGGGAGAACCGGCGAAAGCCCATCGCCAGCGCGATGCTCGATCGCTTCGATGAGGAGGGGATCGAGGCCCGCGCCTACCAGACGGAGGTCGGTCGCGGTGCGGAACTGTTCTGA
- a CDS encoding helix-turn-helix domain-containing protein, protein MSTVIEFTVPAEDCALGRALGDDPSASLELDRIVPTDDTVMPFFWVWNRDPEAFLATASDEPAIEAVSVVEQVDGGALLSAHWNREEAGTLFAIARSEGALLDARVTNRTWRFEVRFADAAATAAFRQFCADRDVSLSIERVATASPRDDDYGLTAEQREALATAYERGYFAEPRGATLEDIADAIGISPRAVAGRLRRGQATLLEHTGLLTPSEG, encoded by the coding sequence ATGAGTACCGTCATCGAGTTCACCGTTCCCGCCGAGGACTGCGCGCTCGGGCGGGCGCTGGGCGATGATCCGTCGGCCAGCCTCGAACTCGACCGCATCGTCCCGACCGACGACACCGTCATGCCCTTCTTCTGGGTGTGGAACCGCGATCCCGAGGCGTTTCTCGCCACCGCGAGCGACGAACCCGCCATCGAGGCGGTCTCCGTCGTCGAGCAGGTCGACGGGGGCGCGCTCCTCTCGGCGCACTGGAACCGCGAGGAGGCCGGAACGCTGTTCGCGATCGCCCGCAGTGAGGGGGCGTTGCTCGACGCTCGCGTGACGAACAGGACGTGGCGCTTCGAGGTCCGCTTCGCCGACGCGGCGGCGACCGCGGCGTTCCGGCAGTTCTGTGCGGACCGGGACGTTTCCCTCTCGATCGAGCGCGTCGCGACCGCCTCGCCGAGGGACGACGACTACGGGCTCACGGCCGAACAGCGAGAAGCGCTCGCGACCGCCTACGAGCGGGGCTACTTCGCCGAGCCGCGCGGTGCGACCCTCGAGGACATCGCCGACGCCATCGGCATCTCGCCGCGGGCCGTCGCGGGGCGACTCAGGCGCGGACAGGCGACGTTACTCGAACACACGGGGCTGCTCACCCCGTCGGAAGGGTAA
- a CDS encoding Gfo/Idh/MocA family protein produces MEFGVLSTAGIARKAFLPAVEASDHAVGAIASRDGERARSVAEEYAIPRHYGSYEALLEDEGIDAVYVPLPNGLHAEWTRAAADAGLDVLCEKPLAADAAEARAVVEHCRDRDVTLMEGFMYRYHPRTERAVELAREELEGVHSMSATFKFPLDDPGDVRLSPELAGGSLMDVGCYPVSVARLFLGEPERAFASAHDSRNAGVDTDLAGVLEFGDGASARIASGFDSQLVQRYRVEGENGWIEVEDAFDAPTEKETKLTYRVDGREGTETFDPVDQFRLEVEQFASAAESGDPPRTGGEEAVANMEAIDALAESAERGEVLTLD; encoded by the coding sequence ATGGAGTTCGGAGTCCTGAGTACGGCGGGTATCGCACGGAAGGCGTTCCTCCCGGCGGTGGAGGCAAGCGACCACGCGGTCGGGGCGATCGCCTCGCGCGACGGCGAGCGCGCGCGAAGCGTCGCCGAAGAGTACGCGATCCCGCGCCACTACGGGAGCTACGAGGCGCTGCTCGAGGACGAGGGGATAGATGCGGTCTACGTCCCGCTTCCCAACGGGTTGCACGCCGAGTGGACGCGAGCGGCGGCCGACGCCGGGCTCGACGTGCTCTGTGAGAAGCCCCTCGCCGCGGACGCCGCGGAGGCCCGCGCGGTCGTCGAACACTGTCGCGACCGGGACGTGACGCTGATGGAGGGATTCATGTATCGGTACCATCCCCGCACCGAGCGCGCGGTCGAACTCGCACGTGAGGAGCTGGAGGGGGTTCATTCGATGTCGGCGACGTTCAAGTTCCCGCTGGACGATCCCGGGGACGTGCGCCTCTCGCCGGAGCTGGCCGGCGGGAGCCTGATGGACGTGGGCTGTTATCCCGTCTCCGTGGCGCGGCTCTTCCTCGGCGAACCTGAGAGGGCCTTCGCGAGTGCCCACGACTCGCGGAACGCCGGCGTGGACACCGATCTTGCAGGAGTACTGGAGTTCGGCGACGGTGCCTCGGCCCGGATCGCCTCGGGCTTCGACTCGCAATTGGTCCAGCGCTACCGCGTCGAGGGGGAAAACGGCTGGATCGAGGTCGAGGACGCCTTCGACGCGCCGACCGAGAAGGAGACGAAACTCACGTATCGAGTCGACGGCCGTGAGGGCACGGAGACCTTCGACCCGGTCGACCAGTTCCGCCTCGAAGTCGAACAGTTCGCCTCGGCCGCCGAATCCGGCGATCCGCCCCGGACGGGCGGCGAGGAAGCGGTCGCAAACATGGAGGCCATCGACGCGCTCGCCGAGAGCGCCGAGCGAGGCGAAGTCCTCACCCTCGACTGA
- a CDS encoding DUF7124 domain-containing protein — MDGSGDMTLAFDLAALQELAEPDRVFTDARQWTEYVGVVSEKPTYVVTNFTRKHRIRQDFFSGPRGREESLESV; from the coding sequence ATGGACGGAAGCGGCGACATGACGCTGGCGTTCGACCTGGCGGCGCTCCAGGAACTCGCCGAGCCCGACCGGGTGTTCACCGACGCGCGCCAGTGGACCGAGTACGTCGGCGTCGTTAGCGAGAAGCCCACCTACGTCGTGACGAACTTCACGCGCAAACACCGGATCCGCCAGGACTTCTTCTCCGGCCCGCGCGGGCGCGAGGAGAGCTTAGAGAGCGT
- a CDS encoding NAD(P)/FAD-dependent oxidoreductase, translating into MTQSYVIIGDGISGSSAAETLREKDPDADITVVTDEGEPLYNRILIKEFAKGKLPEAPISIHDEDWYEERDITLSLDTHVTHIDPEAHVVHTHEGDDLAYDKLLIATGGTPTQLPVENSDADGVHHFWTFQDARKIEEDASEAEKGVAVGAGLLGIDLAAICGAQGVDGKYLMRGNRWWRYALSLDGAEIIHDGLREKGVEPVFDSGVDHFETDDSGHVTAAIDPNGERFEADFVGIAIGLDFNTEYLRGSGIEQDEGVVVDEYMQTDVDDIYAAGDLTRFYDTILGEYAQNGSWGSAKEQGKIAGVNMTADEESEAFRWVSSYSITHFDFPFLSFGHPTLGDQHVERKYSDTEWRRIAIKDGKVVGGVLIGDLAPQTRLKKLMREEIDVSGQTDVLLEEELDLDQLAVSQ; encoded by the coding sequence ATGACCCAGTCGTACGTGATCATCGGCGATGGGATCTCGGGCAGTTCCGCCGCCGAAACCCTCCGGGAGAAGGACCCCGACGCGGATATCACGGTCGTAACCGACGAGGGTGAACCGCTCTATAACCGCATCCTCATCAAGGAGTTCGCGAAGGGGAAACTCCCCGAAGCGCCGATCTCCATCCACGACGAGGACTGGTACGAGGAGCGCGACATCACCCTCTCGCTCGACACCCACGTCACTCACATCGACCCCGAGGCCCACGTCGTCCACACCCACGAGGGCGACGATCTGGCGTACGACAAGCTGCTGATCGCGACCGGTGGTACCCCCACGCAACTGCCCGTCGAGAACAGCGACGCCGATGGGGTCCACCACTTCTGGACGTTCCAAGACGCTCGAAAGATCGAGGAGGACGCAAGCGAGGCCGAGAAGGGCGTCGCCGTCGGCGCGGGACTGCTGGGAATCGACCTGGCGGCGATCTGTGGTGCACAGGGCGTCGACGGGAAGTACCTCATGCGGGGCAATCGCTGGTGGCGGTACGCCCTCTCGCTCGATGGCGCGGAAATCATCCACGACGGCCTGCGCGAGAAGGGCGTCGAGCCGGTCTTCGACAGCGGCGTCGACCACTTCGAGACCGACGACTCGGGGCACGTGACAGCCGCGATCGATCCCAACGGCGAGCGCTTCGAGGCCGACTTCGTCGGCATCGCCATCGGGCTGGACTTCAACACCGAGTACCTGCGAGGGTCGGGCATCGAGCAGGACGAGGGCGTCGTCGTCGACGAGTACATGCAGACCGACGTCGACGACATCTACGCCGCTGGTGACCTCACCCGCTTTTACGATACCATCCTCGGCGAGTACGCCCAGAACGGCTCGTGGGGCTCAGCCAAAGAACAGGGGAAGATCGCTGGCGTCAACATGACCGCCGACGAGGAGAGCGAAGCGTTTCGCTGGGTGTCCTCCTACTCGATTACCCATTTCGACTTCCCGTTCCTCTCGTTTGGCCACCCCACCCTCGGCGATCAGCACGTCGAGCGCAAGTACTCCGACACCGAGTGGCGCCGCATCGCGATCAAGGACGGCAAGGTCGTCGGCGGCGTACTGATCGGCGATCTCGCTCCCCAGACCCGCCTGAAAAAGCTCATGCGCGAGGAGATCGACGTTTCGGGCCAGACGGACGTCTTGCTCGAAGAGGAGCTCGATCTGGACCAGCTCGCAGTCTCGCAGTAG
- a CDS encoding putative manganese transporter yields MSELLEILVGSVRDGFVQVSAFVAITVVVFSYVQYRTGGRLVERLERNERAQPLIGALFGLTPGCGGAIVMMPLYVRGSVSFGTVVATLIATAGDSAFVILVLAPEAALYAYGISFLTAVVSGYAIDRFGLGVARVDRAVARLRPAATDGGTMARATPTANPSHEYDGIDCGHDHETDRETELMTWLSHVVHVAWWATALVALVAGTVYLLRGAPDVAMAVAPTFEGVFTVAGIVGSVLSVYLYVVGRHYIGEGGVGHVRESFRSTYDTFQHAAMETSFVTVWVIAGYLLYEYVVLFGNVDVAALAAAAGLLAPVGGALLGLIPGCGPQIVLAGVYAEGAIPFSALTANAISQDGDALFPLIAMDKTAAIVASIYTTIPALVVGIAIHAVFGPMFVFGVL; encoded by the coding sequence ATGTCTGAACTGCTCGAAATCCTCGTCGGCTCGGTCCGAGACGGGTTCGTCCAGGTGAGCGCGTTCGTCGCGATCACGGTCGTCGTCTTCAGCTACGTCCAGTACCGGACCGGCGGGCGGCTCGTCGAGCGCCTCGAACGAAACGAGCGCGCCCAGCCGCTGATCGGCGCGCTGTTCGGACTGACACCGGGCTGTGGCGGCGCGATCGTGATGATGCCGCTGTACGTCCGGGGGAGCGTCAGCTTCGGGACCGTCGTCGCGACGCTGATCGCCACCGCGGGCGATTCGGCGTTCGTCATCCTCGTGCTCGCGCCCGAGGCCGCGTTATACGCGTATGGAATCTCCTTTCTCACGGCGGTCGTCTCGGGGTACGCGATCGACCGCTTCGGTCTCGGCGTTGCCCGTGTCGACCGCGCGGTCGCCCGCCTGCGACCGGCGGCCACCGACGGCGGGACAATGGCCCGTGCAACCCCCACGGCGAACCCGAGCCACGAGTACGACGGCATCGACTGTGGCCACGATCACGAGACCGATCGGGAAACGGAACTCATGACGTGGCTCAGCCACGTCGTCCACGTCGCGTGGTGGGCCACCGCGCTCGTGGCGCTCGTCGCCGGAACCGTCTACCTCCTGCGGGGTGCGCCCGACGTGGCGATGGCCGTTGCACCCACCTTCGAGGGGGTCTTCACAGTTGCCGGGATCGTCGGGTCGGTGCTCTCGGTCTATCTCTACGTGGTCGGCCGGCACTACATCGGCGAGGGTGGGGTCGGCCACGTTCGAGAGTCGTTCAGGAGCACTTACGACACCTTCCAGCACGCGGCCATGGAGACGAGTTTCGTCACGGTCTGGGTGATCGCGGGCTACTTGCTCTACGAGTACGTCGTCCTGTTCGGCAACGTCGACGTCGCGGCGCTCGCCGCGGCGGCGGGACTGCTCGCGCCGGTCGGCGGCGCTCTTCTCGGGTTGATCCCGGGCTGTGGCCCCCAGATCGTCCTCGCGGGCGTCTACGCCGAGGGTGCGATCCCCTTCTCGGCGCTCACGGCAAACGCGATCAGTCAGGACGGCGACGCGCTGTTTCCCCTGATCGCGATGGACAAGACCGCGGCGATCGTCGCCTCGATCTACACCACGATCCCAGCGCTCGTAGTCGGGATCGCCATTCACGCGGTCTTCGGGCCGATGTTCGTCTTCGGCGTTCTCTGA
- a CDS encoding aldo/keto reductase — protein MVENESDTFDIGGELTVHRLGFGGMRITGEEIIGPPEDEEEAKEVLERAREIGVDFVDTADSYGPCVSERLIGETFGPDYEDVVVATKGGLWRTLDGSWPPCGDPEYLQDALMGSLDRLGVDSIDLYQFHRPDPDTPFEDSVQQMAEFKDEGYVDHVGVSNVSVEQLETARDIVEVATVQNEFNVGDRSDEDVLEACEDADIGFIPWSPIGSGDDDLGGKADAVSEIAEAHDASDSQIALAWLLQRSPVTLPIPGTSSVEHVEENVAASGIELSDEEMARLE, from the coding sequence ATGGTAGAAAACGAGAGCGACACGTTCGACATCGGCGGCGAGTTGACCGTTCATCGACTCGGCTTCGGCGGAATGCGGATCACCGGCGAGGAGATCATCGGCCCGCCCGAGGACGAGGAGGAAGCGAAGGAAGTCCTCGAACGCGCCCGCGAGATCGGCGTCGACTTCGTCGATACCGCGGACTCGTACGGCCCCTGCGTGAGCGAGCGCCTGATCGGCGAAACGTTTGGCCCCGACTACGAGGACGTGGTCGTCGCGACCAAGGGCGGCCTGTGGCGGACCCTCGACGGCAGTTGGCCCCCGTGTGGCGACCCCGAGTACCTCCAGGACGCGCTGATGGGCAGTCTGGATCGCCTCGGCGTCGACTCGATCGACCTCTATCAGTTCCACCGACCGGATCCCGATACGCCCTTCGAGGACTCCGTCCAGCAGATGGCCGAGTTCAAGGACGAGGGCTACGTCGATCACGTCGGCGTGAGCAACGTCTCGGTCGAGCAGTTGGAGACTGCGCGCGACATCGTCGAGGTCGCGACCGTCCAGAACGAGTTCAACGTCGGCGATCGCTCCGACGAGGACGTTCTCGAAGCGTGTGAGGACGCCGATATCGGCTTCATCCCGTGGTCGCCCATCGGCTCGGGCGACGACGACCTCGGTGGGAAGGCCGACGCCGTCTCGGAGATCGCCGAGGCTCACGACGCCAGCGACTCCCAGATCGCGCTGGCGTGGTTGCTCCAGCGATCGCCCGTCACGCTGCCGATTCCGGGGACGTCGAGCGTCGAGCACGTAGAGGAGAACGTTGCGGCGTCGGGGATCGAACTCTCCGACGAGGAGATGGCGCGATTGGAGTAG